A region of Saccopteryx leptura isolate mSacLep1 chromosome X, mSacLep1_pri_phased_curated, whole genome shotgun sequence DNA encodes the following proteins:
- the C1GALT1C1 gene encoding C1GALT1-specific chaperone 1 yields MLSESSSFLKGVMLGSVFCALITMLGHIRIGYGNRMSHEHHHIQAPKKEDILKISENERMELSKSFRVYCIILVKPKDVSLWAAVRETWTKHCDKAEFFSSETVKVFESINMETNDMWLMMRKAYKYAFDKYKGQYNWFFLARPSTFAIIENLKYFLLKKDPSQPFYLGHTVKSGDLEYVNVEGGIVLSIESMKRLNSLLSVPEKCPEQGGMIWKISEDKQLAVCLKYGGVFAKNAEDSERKDVFNTKSVGLLIKEAMNNQPNLVVEGCCSDMAVTFNGLTPNQMHVMMYGVYRLRAFGHIFNDALVFLPPNGSDND; encoded by the coding sequence ATGCTCTCTGAAAGCAGTTCATTTTTGAAGGGTGTGATGCTGGGAAGCGTTTTCTGTGCCTTGATCACTATGCTAGGACACATTAGGATTGGTTATGGAAATAGAATGTCTCATGAGCATCATCACATACAAGCTCCTAAAAAAGAAGATATCTTGAAAATTTCAGAGAATGAGCGCATGGAGCTCAGTAAGAGCTTTCGAGTATACTGTATCATCCTCGTAAAACCCAAAGATGTGAGTCTTTGGGCTGCAGTGAGGGAAACGTGGACCAAACACTGTGACAAAGCAGAGTTCTTCAGTTCTGAAACTGTTAAAGTGTTTGAATCAATCAACATGGAAACAAATGACATGTGGTTAATGATGAGAAAAGCTTACAAATATGCCTTTGATAAATATAAAGGCCAGTACAACTGGTTCTTCCTTGCACGCCCCTCAACATTTGCCATTATTGAAAACTTAAagtattttttgttaaaaaaggATCCATCACAACCTTTCTATCTAGGCCACACCGTAAAATCTGGAGACCTTGAATATGTGAATGTGGAAGGAGGAATTGTCTTAAGTATAGAATCAATGAAAAGACTCAACAGCCTTCTCAGTGTCCCTGAAAAGTGTCCTGAACAGGGAGGGATGATTTGGAAGATATCAGAAGATAAGCAGCTAGCAGTCTGCCTGAAATATGGTGGAGTGTTTGCAAAAAATGCAGAAGATTCTGAAAGAAAAGATGTATTTAATACCAAATCTGTTGGGCTTTTAATTAAAGAAGCAATGAATAATCAACCCAACCTGGTAGTAGAAGGATGTTGTTCAGATATGGCTGTTACTTTTAATGGACTGACTCCTAATCAGATGCATGTGATGATGTATGGGGTGTACCGACTTCGGGCATTTGGGCATATTTTCAATGATGCGTTGGTTTTCTTACCTCCAAATGGTTCCGACAATGATTGA